The Geothrix sp. genome window below encodes:
- the pilM gene encoding type IV pilus assembly protein PilM: MRRPVGLFGSKTKSLVGLDIGSSSVKVCELQQIGKGSNIRYRLQKLGQVPLPADAIVDGDIMDSNAVSSAIRQVLAEQKIKAKDVAISVSGQQVMVKKVTFPLMSQAELAESVRWEAESFFPAGQGLDSYALDYYLIEERAADGNMDVVLVACRKDKLEAYVSCVAQAGCSPKVVDVDVFAVQNAYEANTSGMGREEVVALVNMGATFTNLTMMVGGKSVFWRDMAWGSGRYSEKLMEDWGVSREAAERLKRNQASEGREPEEIQPSINAVSDAFADELSRTLDFFKSSFKVDRLDRVLVSGGGSMIHGLMDVLSDRLRVSVDRFNPFQLIEIDGRTEDPVTVREIGGGAAVVVGLALRQVGDR; encoded by the coding sequence GTGAGGCGTCCGGTGGGTCTTTTCGGAAGCAAAACCAAAAGTCTGGTCGGCTTGGATATTGGCTCCAGCTCGGTGAAAGTCTGCGAACTTCAGCAGATCGGGAAGGGCAGCAATATCCGTTACCGCCTGCAGAAGCTCGGGCAGGTGCCCCTCCCGGCCGACGCCATCGTGGATGGCGACATCATGGATAGCAACGCTGTGTCGTCGGCTATCCGTCAGGTTCTGGCAGAACAGAAAATCAAGGCCAAGGATGTGGCCATCTCAGTGTCAGGCCAACAGGTGATGGTCAAAAAAGTGACATTTCCCCTGATGAGCCAGGCCGAATTGGCTGAATCCGTCCGCTGGGAGGCGGAGAGCTTCTTCCCCGCCGGCCAGGGGCTGGATTCCTACGCGCTGGACTACTACCTCATCGAGGAGCGGGCGGCGGACGGCAACATGGATGTCGTCCTGGTGGCCTGCCGGAAGGACAAGCTCGAAGCCTATGTCAGCTGCGTGGCCCAGGCCGGGTGCAGCCCCAAGGTGGTGGATGTCGATGTATTCGCGGTCCAGAACGCCTACGAAGCCAACACTTCGGGCATGGGCCGGGAAGAGGTTGTCGCCCTGGTCAACATGGGCGCCACCTTCACCAACCTCACCATGATGGTCGGTGGGAAGTCGGTGTTCTGGCGCGACATGGCATGGGGCAGCGGCCGCTACTCCGAAAAGCTCATGGAGGATTGGGGCGTGAGCCGTGAAGCGGCCGAGCGGCTGAAGCGGAACCAGGCCTCCGAGGGGCGGGAGCCGGAGGAGATCCAGCCTTCGATCAACGCGGTGTCCGATGCCTTCGCCGATGAGCTCAGCCGCACGCTCGACTTCTTCAAGAGCAGCTTCAAGGTGGACCGTCTCGACCGCGTGCTGGTCAGCGGCGGGGGCTCCATGATCCACGGATTGATGGATGTGCTGAGCGATCGGCTCCGGGTATCGGTGGATCGCTTCAATCCCTTCCAGCTCATCGAAATCGACGGCCGGACCGAGGATCCCGTCACGGTCCGGGAGATCGGCGGCGGCGCTGCCGTTGTCGTCGGGCTGGCCTTGCGCCAAGTGGGGGACCGATGA
- the pilQ gene encoding type IV pilus secretin PilQ — protein sequence MNARLSSLLVAGGVVLAGIHTGSLLASPAAETSISKATLVSAILESAGPGAKVSLGIPGMSAQPGVQVFSNPLRVVLDLPGVDRGSAVTKKDLLLLSHPLIQKARLAQFATSPKPVTRLVLEVAPGTQVVVGSGPNGVQLVLTPGEGRVQARLEGSFVPAAPARLLPVPAETLVASAPVTVSPVMAPAASASASSSVKPLASLPAFGGGFQILPQLAASTALPVASPEAVQVPEAEKPHAAAPSQSRTGRTLGETTTRYTGAKITIDLQNTEIRDFLRILADTGKLNLVMDPDVQGNLGIKFTDTPWDQVLDVVLKNAGLGKEIQNGVMRVAKMDKLQKEEEERKKLEETKALSGELQTITRPLSYAKVGEVQKILKEMLTKRGSAILDDRTNTLIITDLPRNISLIDDLLQTLDVQIQQVQIEARVVEANKDWQREFGVKWPTANSGAASITGGTGSTGTPWVGTQSPFWNGVQGFNRPASGQQAAVAWAPGKDGVTSLAAPAGEIWLSFLSNRFSINAVLQALESNGTVKIVSSPKVVTQNNKKATILSGEKIPYPTQQGGAQGGAITVAFVDANLQLDVTPQITNEGTIIMDIKLEKAEADFSRTVQGTPTILRKALETQMLVRDGGTAVLGGVYVTNSTQGQAGVPFLSKIPLLGFLFRKDTKAEKNSELLIFITPRVLRQ from the coding sequence ATGAATGCTCGCCTGAGTTCCTTGCTGGTTGCAGGGGGCGTGGTCCTGGCGGGGATCCACACGGGATCCCTCCTTGCTTCGCCGGCCGCCGAAACCTCGATCTCGAAGGCCACCCTGGTTTCGGCGATCCTCGAGTCCGCCGGCCCGGGCGCCAAGGTGTCGCTCGGCATCCCCGGGATGTCCGCTCAGCCGGGCGTCCAGGTCTTTTCCAATCCGCTCCGCGTGGTTCTGGATCTGCCTGGCGTTGATCGCGGCTCTGCCGTCACCAAAAAGGACCTGCTCCTCCTGTCCCATCCCCTGATCCAGAAGGCCCGCCTGGCCCAGTTCGCGACCTCGCCCAAGCCAGTGACGCGCCTGGTGCTCGAAGTCGCCCCTGGGACCCAGGTGGTCGTCGGTTCCGGCCCCAATGGTGTCCAGCTGGTGCTGACCCCCGGTGAGGGCCGCGTGCAGGCCCGCCTCGAAGGCTCCTTCGTTCCTGCGGCACCCGCACGGCTGCTGCCGGTTCCTGCCGAGACGCTCGTCGCCTCCGCCCCGGTCACCGTTTCTCCGGTGATGGCACCTGCCGCCTCGGCTTCCGCCTCCTCATCCGTCAAGCCCTTGGCCAGCCTGCCTGCCTTTGGCGGCGGCTTCCAGATTCTCCCCCAGCTGGCGGCCTCGACGGCCCTGCCGGTGGCGAGCCCGGAGGCAGTCCAGGTGCCCGAGGCCGAAAAGCCGCATGCCGCGGCACCCTCCCAGTCCCGGACCGGGCGGACCCTGGGTGAGACCACCACCCGCTACACCGGGGCCAAGATCACCATCGACCTCCAGAACACCGAGATCCGCGACTTCCTGCGGATCCTCGCGGACACCGGGAAGCTGAACCTCGTGATGGATCCCGATGTGCAGGGCAATCTCGGGATCAAGTTCACGGACACTCCCTGGGATCAGGTGCTGGATGTGGTCCTGAAGAACGCGGGCCTCGGCAAGGAAATCCAGAACGGGGTGATGCGCGTCGCCAAGATGGACAAGCTCCAGAAGGAAGAGGAGGAGCGCAAGAAGCTCGAGGAGACGAAGGCCCTGTCCGGCGAGCTTCAGACCATCACCCGTCCCCTTTCCTACGCGAAGGTCGGGGAGGTCCAGAAGATCCTCAAGGAGATGCTCACCAAGCGCGGCTCCGCCATTCTGGATGACCGCACCAACACGCTCATCATCACCGACTTGCCGCGCAACATCTCCCTGATCGACGACCTCCTCCAGACCCTCGATGTGCAGATCCAGCAGGTTCAGATCGAAGCCCGCGTCGTCGAGGCCAACAAGGACTGGCAGCGGGAATTCGGGGTCAAGTGGCCCACGGCCAACAGTGGTGCTGCCTCGATCACCGGCGGAACAGGTTCGACGGGCACCCCCTGGGTTGGCACCCAGTCTCCCTTCTGGAACGGCGTTCAGGGCTTCAACCGGCCCGCATCGGGTCAGCAGGCGGCCGTTGCCTGGGCCCCCGGCAAGGATGGCGTAACCTCCCTGGCGGCTCCCGCCGGCGAGATCTGGCTGTCCTTCCTCAGCAACCGCTTCAGCATCAACGCGGTGCTGCAGGCCCTGGAATCCAACGGCACCGTGAAGATCGTGTCGTCTCCGAAGGTGGTGACCCAGAACAACAAGAAGGCCACCATCCTCAGCGGCGAGAAGATCCCCTATCCCACCCAGCAGGGTGGCGCCCAGGGCGGCGCGATCACCGTGGCCTTCGTGGATGCGAACCTGCAGCTGGATGTCACGCCCCAGATCACCAACGAGGGCACCATCATCATGGACATCAAGCTGGAGAAGGCGGAAGCCGACTTCAGCCGCACGGTGCAAGGGACTCCCACCATCCTTCGCAAGGCCCTGGAAACCCAGATGCTGGTTCGGGATGGCGGCACGGCGGTGCTGGGCGGCGTGTATGTCACCAACTCCACGCAGGGCCAGGCAGGCGTTCCCTTCCTGTCCAAGATCCCCCTCCTCGGATTCCTCTTCCGCAAAGACACCAAGGCCGAAAAGAACAGCGAACTGCTGATCTTCATCACGCCGCGGGTGCTCCGCCAATAG
- a CDS encoding N-acetylmuramoyl-L-alanine amidase, whose product MGGLIGRSLLLVPVAFAAAAQEPAPILAHARTPEGRAILLRFQFKKGLSVEGKALPRAFLAKGVDPGGWVPFEGLSPEGKRWALAALFPEDQWRQGEVRHIIRHPEVESVWTLAALFTGHGQNYDRLMAENPDLPEKLRDGDTWRIPRSLLSVDLGGTGRGPDRSQPEDDLDDEARVAAYRGLLAFGEDAQGKYAAYRMRKGEALYSSVVIRYTDRVDPKGVSELADRIAKRSGIADVRGIQPGQLIKIPVAFLADPFQSEGSSGLAEDREIRAEVRRTVRVEAGPKLKGVRIVLDAGHGGVDPGARANGLWESDFVYDIAMRVRRLLEQETEAQVSSTILYPGLGLKSRELIRTPSRTAEILTSPPFAVDGESPSAVSVHLRWVLANDLFAAFRRTKGDAQKTLFLSFHADSLHPSARGSMIYVPGAALVPTTFALGGAKTARVAEGRRSSRVAFTGREKLQGEARSRQFSEALLNALHRDRIPVHANRPIRNVIYRGGGKWVPAVIRYSTGATKALIEVANLTNEDDAANLRDPEFRERYAAAVVNAIRAYYRK is encoded by the coding sequence GTGGGAGGCCTGATCGGCCGGAGCCTTCTGCTGGTGCCCGTGGCCTTCGCCGCGGCGGCGCAGGAGCCCGCGCCCATCCTGGCCCACGCGCGGACGCCCGAGGGACGGGCCATCCTCCTCCGCTTCCAGTTCAAGAAGGGCCTGAGCGTCGAAGGAAAGGCCCTGCCGAGGGCCTTTCTGGCCAAGGGCGTGGATCCGGGCGGGTGGGTGCCTTTCGAAGGCCTGAGCCCCGAAGGGAAGCGCTGGGCTCTGGCCGCGCTGTTCCCGGAGGACCAGTGGCGCCAGGGTGAAGTCCGCCACATCATCCGTCACCCCGAAGTGGAATCGGTCTGGACCCTGGCGGCCCTGTTCACGGGCCATGGCCAGAATTACGACCGCCTCATGGCCGAGAATCCGGACCTGCCGGAGAAGCTGCGGGATGGGGACACCTGGCGAATCCCGCGCAGCCTCCTGTCGGTGGATCTGGGCGGCACCGGGCGGGGGCCCGACCGCTCCCAGCCCGAGGACGACCTGGACGACGAGGCACGGGTGGCGGCCTACCGCGGGCTGCTCGCGTTCGGCGAGGACGCGCAGGGCAAGTACGCGGCCTACCGCATGCGCAAGGGCGAGGCGCTGTACTCGAGCGTGGTCATCCGCTACACCGACCGGGTGGATCCCAAGGGCGTGAGTGAACTGGCGGACCGCATCGCCAAGCGCAGCGGCATCGCCGATGTGCGCGGCATCCAGCCCGGTCAGCTCATCAAGATCCCCGTCGCCTTCCTGGCCGACCCGTTTCAGTCCGAAGGCAGCTCGGGGCTGGCGGAGGATCGTGAGATCCGAGCCGAGGTCCGTCGCACCGTGCGCGTAGAGGCCGGTCCCAAGCTCAAGGGGGTGCGGATCGTGCTGGATGCCGGCCATGGGGGTGTGGACCCCGGCGCCCGGGCCAACGGCCTGTGGGAGTCCGATTTCGTCTACGACATCGCCATGCGCGTCCGCCGTCTTCTGGAACAGGAGACCGAGGCCCAGGTGAGCAGCACCATTCTCTATCCCGGCCTTGGACTCAAGAGCCGCGAGCTGATCCGGACCCCTAGCCGCACCGCGGAGATCCTCACCAGCCCGCCCTTCGCGGTGGATGGGGAGAGCCCTTCAGCCGTGAGCGTCCACCTGCGATGGGTGCTGGCCAACGACCTCTTCGCCGCCTTCCGCCGGACCAAGGGCGACGCCCAGAAGACGCTGTTTCTGAGCTTCCACGCCGACAGCCTCCACCCCTCGGCCCGGGGCTCGATGATCTATGTTCCCGGCGCGGCCCTGGTGCCCACGACCTTCGCCCTCGGCGGCGCGAAGACCGCCCGCGTGGCCGAGGGGAGGCGCTCCTCCCGCGTGGCCTTCACCGGGCGGGAGAAACTGCAGGGGGAGGCCCGCAGCCGGCAGTTCTCCGAGGCCCTCTTGAACGCGCTGCACCGGGACCGCATCCCCGTCCACGCCAACCGTCCCATCCGCAATGTCATCTACCGGGGCGGCGGAAAGTGGGTCCCCGCCGTCATCCGCTACAGCACGGGCGCCACCAAGGCCTTGATCGAAGTGGCCAACCTCACGAACGAGGATGATGCGGCCAACCTTCGTGATCCCGAGTTTCGCGAACGCTACGCGGCTGCGGTCGTTAACGCGATTCGGGCGTACTACCGGAAATAG
- a CDS encoding 3-hydroxyacyl-CoA dehydrogenase family protein: protein MTGPLAILGPGVLGLSTAQWAAECGVEVRLLGRDSDHAQRGLRQVEGRWATATRKGLLTPAEVDQARGRIRAEAFGPRALDGASALLEALPEAMDGKAVALASARTWGPPDLLLLSGTSALPISDLAEAAGLQGRLLGFHLFVPVSRMGVVEMAVPAGMPEALVFQAQALGRSLRKRVVIVKDQPGFAAARMALVQGLEAMRLLEAGVATAQDLDALMTLGYGHPVGPLELSDRVGLDLRLRITEGLFQASGDPRFAPPELLRKKVAQGETGRAAGQGFFPWDAQGRRL, encoded by the coding sequence TTGACGGGCCCCCTGGCCATTCTCGGCCCCGGCGTCCTCGGCCTTTCCACCGCCCAGTGGGCCGCCGAATGCGGTGTGGAGGTGCGTCTACTCGGCCGGGACTCGGACCATGCCCAGCGCGGCCTGCGCCAGGTGGAAGGCCGATGGGCCACCGCCACGAGGAAGGGTCTCCTGACCCCTGCCGAGGTCGACCAGGCCCGGGGCCGGATCCGAGCCGAGGCCTTCGGCCCCCGGGCCCTGGATGGGGCCTCCGCGCTGCTGGAGGCCCTTCCCGAGGCCATGGACGGTAAAGCTGTGGCTCTGGCCTCGGCAAGAACCTGGGGGCCTCCGGACCTATTGCTGCTCTCCGGCACCTCCGCCCTGCCCATCTCGGACCTTGCCGAGGCCGCTGGACTCCAGGGCCGGTTGTTGGGCTTCCATCTCTTCGTCCCAGTCTCCCGGATGGGCGTGGTGGAGATGGCGGTACCCGCCGGAATGCCGGAAGCGCTGGTCTTCCAGGCCCAGGCCCTCGGCCGTTCCCTCCGCAAGCGTGTGGTGATCGTGAAGGACCAACCCGGCTTCGCCGCCGCCCGCATGGCCTTGGTCCAGGGCCTGGAGGCCATGCGGCTCCTGGAGGCCGGCGTGGCCACGGCCCAGGATCTGGATGCCCTGATGACCCTCGGATATGGCCACCCGGTGGGGCCCCTCGAGCTTTCAGATCGCGTCGGCCTCGACCTGCGTCTCCGCATCACGGAGGGCCTGTTCCAGGCTTCCGGGGACCCGCGCTTCGCCCCACCGGAGCTTCTTCGGAAGAAGGTGGCCCAGGGCGAAACCGGACGCGCCGCCGGGCAGGGATTCTTCCCATGGGATGCGCAAGGGAGGCGCCTGTGA
- a CDS encoding NAD(P)-binding domain-containing protein, with translation MDEGPADADLLDLLIVGAGPAGIATAVEARQAGIQRIMLLEKGPNHSFSIEKLYTPGKRVDKVYLGQEIDCEGAVCIVDGTRETVLETLDGFVRQHGLEVQSDTEVASIAPMEGGGFEVLDARNTRYRARTVVIAIGVYGRPNRPDHPIPSSLKGLVHFDLTEEIPAGESVLVVGGGNTALEYVEYLYGERPVTLAYRGAEFTKANGVNQRILQNLEAAGQAAVWRNAGIAALRDAGEAPRIEATFKDGRIARFHHVLFALGGTTPEGFLRQAGVELDGKHPRVDHRFHSTVPGLYLAGDLVAGGKGSIVKAFNTGRAVVWEGLCRDHLECRIPGTGEKP, from the coding sequence ATGGACGAAGGACCTGCGGACGCGGATCTTCTGGACCTGCTCATCGTGGGGGCGGGGCCCGCGGGGATCGCCACCGCCGTGGAGGCCCGGCAGGCTGGCATCCAGCGCATCATGCTGCTGGAGAAGGGACCGAACCATAGCTTCTCCATCGAGAAGCTCTACACGCCCGGCAAGCGGGTGGACAAGGTCTACCTGGGCCAGGAGATCGATTGCGAAGGTGCCGTGTGCATCGTGGATGGCACCCGGGAGACCGTCCTGGAGACCCTGGACGGGTTCGTGCGGCAACACGGGCTGGAGGTGCAGAGCGACACCGAAGTCGCGAGCATCGCGCCCATGGAAGGGGGCGGATTCGAGGTGTTGGATGCCCGCAACACCCGATACCGGGCCCGGACGGTGGTCATTGCCATCGGCGTCTACGGGCGCCCCAACAGGCCCGACCACCCCATTCCGTCCAGCTTGAAAGGCCTGGTCCATTTCGACCTCACCGAGGAGATCCCTGCCGGGGAGAGCGTGCTGGTGGTGGGGGGTGGGAACACCGCCCTGGAGTATGTGGAATACCTCTATGGAGAGCGCCCGGTGACCCTGGCCTACCGGGGGGCCGAGTTCACCAAGGCCAATGGTGTGAACCAGCGGATTCTCCAGAACCTGGAGGCCGCAGGCCAGGCCGCGGTCTGGCGGAACGCCGGCATCGCCGCGCTGCGGGATGCCGGTGAGGCGCCCCGCATCGAAGCCACCTTCAAGGACGGCAGGATCGCCCGGTTCCACCATGTCCTGTTCGCCTTGGGGGGTACCACGCCCGAGGGGTTCCTCCGGCAGGCGGGGGTGGAGCTGGATGGCAAGCACCCGCGGGTGGACCACCGCTTCCACTCCACCGTCCCCGGCCTCTATCTGGCCGGGGACTTGGTGGCTGGCGGCAAGGGCTCCATCGTGAAGGCCTTCAACACTGGCCGCGCCGTGGTGTGGGAGGGGCTCTGCCGGGACCACCTGGAATGCCGCATCCCGGGCACCGGGGAAAAACCTTGA
- a CDS encoding Stp1/IreP family PP2C-type Ser/Thr phosphatase, producing the protein MRIQAAGKTDVGCVRKHNEDSFLADEGLGLFVVADGLGGHAAGEVASQIVVETIARFVGETLEKDRTWPLEYDPSLSYDGNRLRVALMLSDQAIAEDIRRNPERETMGSTVVAGLFHGAKVTLAHVGDSRAYLLNAEGIHQVTRDHSWVAEQVANGILTPSEARVHPFRNVITQALGNGGELDIEIQDLELGKTDRLLLCSDGLSGMIGDKQIWDIVEQSDNLQTAVESLVFIAREHGGEDNITAILVGLDAEDS; encoded by the coding sequence ATGAGGATCCAAGCCGCTGGCAAGACGGATGTCGGTTGTGTTCGCAAACACAACGAGGACAGCTTCCTGGCGGACGAGGGTCTGGGGCTTTTCGTGGTGGCCGATGGGCTGGGCGGCCACGCGGCCGGCGAAGTCGCCAGCCAGATCGTGGTGGAGACCATTGCCCGCTTCGTGGGCGAGACCTTAGAGAAGGACCGCACCTGGCCCCTCGAGTACGATCCCTCCCTTTCCTATGACGGGAACCGGCTCCGGGTGGCCCTGATGCTTTCGGATCAGGCCATCGCGGAGGACATTCGGCGGAACCCTGAGCGGGAGACCATGGGCTCCACCGTGGTGGCGGGCCTGTTCCACGGCGCCAAGGTGACCCTGGCCCATGTGGGGGACAGCCGGGCCTACCTCTTGAATGCCGAGGGCATCCATCAGGTCACCCGGGACCACAGCTGGGTGGCGGAGCAGGTGGCCAACGGGATCCTCACCCCGTCCGAAGCCCGGGTCCACCCCTTCCGGAATGTCATCACCCAGGCCCTGGGCAATGGGGGCGAACTGGATATTGAGATCCAGGATTTGGAACTGGGCAAAACGGATCGACTCTTGCTTTGCTCCGATGGCCTGTCAGGAATGATCGGTGATAAACAGATCTGGGACATCGTAGAGCAGTCAGATAATCTCCAAACTGCTGTGGAATCACTTGTTTTCATAGCACGGGAGCACGGCGGTGAAGACAATATCACCGCCATCCTGGTCGGTTTGGACGCGGAGGATTCTTGA
- the rdgC gene encoding recombination-associated protein RdgC has product MLQGTVSLKRFLVLGPVPDPKDLQAGLEQDQFRPFQDGVDEERMGWCDWRNPLITPPDPDWVSQERFAVLGLRIDTRRVPPTLLKAHMDLRLQTLQKEKDLAFIGKEARISLQDEVKEELLRKVLPTPKVVEVAWDLKGGILWTTASSSKAQGALTTLFIKSFGCEIHPLAPLVLSGRLCPELPVEALMALDPLDLELEEA; this is encoded by the coding sequence ATGCTCCAGGGGACTGTGTCCCTCAAACGCTTCCTGGTTCTGGGGCCGGTCCCGGATCCCAAGGACCTGCAGGCCGGGCTCGAACAGGACCAGTTCCGCCCTTTCCAGGATGGGGTGGACGAAGAGCGCATGGGCTGGTGCGATTGGCGGAATCCGCTGATCACGCCGCCGGACCCCGACTGGGTCAGCCAGGAGCGCTTCGCCGTCCTGGGCCTGCGCATCGATACGCGCCGCGTTCCCCCGACGCTGCTGAAGGCCCATATGGATCTTCGCCTCCAGACCCTCCAGAAGGAGAAAGACCTGGCCTTCATCGGCAAGGAAGCGCGCATATCCCTGCAGGATGAAGTGAAGGAGGAACTGCTGCGCAAGGTCCTGCCCACGCCCAAGGTGGTGGAAGTGGCCTGGGACCTGAAAGGCGGCATCCTCTGGACGACGGCCTCGTCCAGCAAGGCCCAGGGTGCGTTGACGACCCTCTTCATCAAATCGTTCGGTTGCGAGATCCATCCCCTGGCGCCCCTGGTGCTGTCGGGGCGGCTCTGCCCTGAGCTGCCCGTGGAAGCCCTGATGGCCTTGGATCCGCTGGATCTCGAACTCGAGGAAGCCTGA
- a CDS encoding PilN domain-containing protein, whose product MIKINLLGDALAQGGAKKGADKAAAEPVQIYTGEGGSRSSLPIAGVVVGLLFAAFGGIYYIWLNSEFTKAEKHKAELERDKKLYEPYIALEKTFRDKKAALQKKEEVMTALKRQQSLPVHFLEELASSLPDDVWFKKVSQKGAVITIEGEGRNFESINSFYGNLQSRTRWFKKINYPGAKRGSTGSFDFTISFELQNAV is encoded by the coding sequence ATGATCAAGATCAACCTGCTGGGTGACGCGCTGGCTCAGGGCGGGGCCAAAAAGGGAGCGGACAAGGCTGCGGCTGAGCCGGTCCAGATCTATACGGGCGAGGGCGGAAGCCGCTCCAGCCTTCCCATCGCGGGCGTGGTGGTCGGCCTTCTGTTCGCGGCCTTCGGTGGCATCTACTACATCTGGCTGAACAGCGAGTTCACCAAGGCCGAGAAGCACAAGGCCGAGCTAGAACGCGACAAGAAGCTCTATGAACCCTACATCGCCCTGGAAAAGACCTTCCGGGACAAGAAGGCCGCCCTCCAGAAAAAGGAAGAGGTGATGACCGCCCTCAAGCGCCAGCAGTCGCTGCCGGTGCATTTCCTCGAAGAGCTCGCGAGCAGCCTGCCGGACGATGTGTGGTTCAAGAAGGTCTCCCAGAAGGGGGCCGTCATCACCATCGAGGGCGAGGGCAGGAACTTCGAGTCCATCAACTCCTTCTACGGTAACCTCCAGTCCCGCACCCGCTGGTTCAAGAAGATCAACTACCCTGGCGCGAAACGGGGGAGCACCGGCTCCTTCGACTTCACGATCTCCTTCGAACTCCAGAACGCTGTCTGA
- the pilO gene encoding type 4a pilus biogenesis protein PilO encodes MNPQLQKQIGVGAVAGIVLAGLVYFLLGGKRGELETIRADVNTLQAEVDKGKLLKANYEKLREEVAKQDKRIDELIKIMPSEADYGEIPYRIKKIADDAGIDQVSFALKPERKDTYYTEKPVEFEFRVGYHSFGQFASLISGYDKIINISNIEFTRKTDNRSVYPAAVKCTISAFVYNPEPPPAEPVKKPTPAPAPKGGAKED; translated from the coding sequence ATGAATCCCCAACTTCAGAAACAGATTGGCGTGGGCGCGGTGGCCGGCATCGTTCTGGCCGGGCTGGTCTACTTCCTGCTCGGTGGGAAACGGGGCGAACTGGAGACCATCCGGGCCGATGTAAACACCCTTCAGGCCGAGGTGGACAAGGGCAAGCTCCTGAAGGCCAACTACGAAAAGCTCCGCGAGGAAGTGGCCAAGCAGGACAAGCGCATCGACGAGCTCATCAAGATCATGCCTTCAGAAGCGGATTACGGTGAAATCCCCTACCGCATCAAGAAGATTGCCGATGATGCCGGCATCGATCAGGTCTCGTTCGCCCTCAAGCCGGAACGGAAGGACACCTACTACACCGAGAAGCCAGTGGAATTCGAATTCCGGGTGGGGTACCACTCCTTCGGTCAGTTCGCTTCGCTGATCTCGGGGTACGACAAGATCATCAACATCTCCAACATCGAGTTCACCCGCAAGACCGACAACCGCAGCGTCTATCCGGCCGCGGTGAAGTGCACGATCAGTGCCTTCGTCTACAACCCCGAACCTCCCCCGGCCGAGCCCGTCAAGAAGCCCACCCCGGCTCCGGCTCCCAAGGGCGGCGCCAAGGAGGATTGA
- a CDS encoding protein phosphatase 2C domain-containing protein: MLIDYAAITHPGKVRRNNEDAYLLSALDGEEPIINGPAQPLKVGEPGLLVAVADGMGGAAAGEVASREGLAAVALHLFGHWGRLAPGKGREADLLKALESAVEKASDAVLRYSDDDRTARGMGSTLTAAVLWNGCAYMAQIGDSRAYLLRQGVLHQITEDQTLVNDLVAQGTLTREQARTHPQRNMITQALGSPQPLRVALSRLVLRRGDRLLCCSDGLHGEVTDERIGLVLGQSPSPRHGLERLLEEAIAHGARDNVTGVVLVLNDPGLPLPGPGEPLDLAHPQAQTAGRGFWDRLRGLFGGGAS; this comes from the coding sequence ATGCTGATCGATTACGCCGCCATCACCCATCCGGGCAAGGTCCGGAGGAACAACGAAGATGCCTACCTCCTCAGCGCGTTGGACGGCGAGGAGCCCATCATCAACGGCCCGGCCCAGCCCCTGAAGGTGGGCGAACCGGGGTTGCTCGTGGCCGTGGCGGACGGCATGGGCGGCGCGGCGGCTGGCGAGGTGGCGAGCCGCGAGGGGCTGGCCGCGGTGGCGCTGCATCTCTTCGGGCACTGGGGCCGCCTGGCGCCCGGCAAGGGCCGGGAGGCGGATCTGCTCAAGGCCCTGGAATCGGCCGTGGAAAAGGCCAGCGATGCCGTGCTGCGCTACTCCGACGATGACCGCACGGCCCGGGGCATGGGTTCTACGCTGACCGCCGCCGTGCTCTGGAATGGCTGCGCCTACATGGCGCAGATCGGTGATTCCCGGGCCTACCTGCTGCGGCAGGGCGTGCTGCACCAGATCACTGAGGACCAGACGCTGGTGAACGACCTGGTGGCCCAGGGCACCCTCACCCGCGAACAGGCCAGGACCCACCCTCAGCGGAACATGATCACCCAGGCCCTGGGCTCACCCCAGCCGCTCCGGGTGGCCCTGTCCCGCCTCGTCCTTCGCCGGGGTGACCGCCTGCTCTGCTGCTCGGACGGCCTTCACGGCGAGGTGACCGATGAGCGCATTGGCCTGGTGCTGGGCCAGAGTCCCAGCCCTAGGCACGGCCTCGAGCGGCTCCTGGAGGAGGCCATCGCGCACGGCGCTCGGGACAATGTCACGGGCGTCGTCCTCGTTCTCAATGATCCCGGTCTGCCCCTTCCCGGGCCGGGTGAACCCCTCGATCTGGCGCATCCCCAGGCCCAGACCGCAGGTCGCGGATTTTGGGACCGCCTACGCGGGCTTTTCGGAGGGGGTGCCTCGTGA